In a single window of the Balearica regulorum gibbericeps isolate bBalReg1 chromosome 7, bBalReg1.pri, whole genome shotgun sequence genome:
- the ATOH7 gene encoding transcription factor ATOH7 codes for MKTCKSSHLDSGVESDVQCRSGSGCVVKCSSERMENAAKRRLAANARERRRMQGLNTAFDRLRKVVPQWGQDKKLSKYETLQMALSYIMALTRILAEAERYSTEREWISLHCEHFHPESYHHYMGQKMATDSDPYAQRIISYHPEHFQIAN; via the coding sequence ATGAAAACCTGCAAATCCAGTCATTTGGATTCAGGCGTAGAATCAGACGTCCAGTGCAGAAGTGGATCGGGCTGTGTTGTGAAGTGCAGTTCAGAAAGGATGGAGAACGCTGCAAAGAGAAGACTGGCTGCCAATGCCAGGGAGAGAAGACGGATGCAAGGACTGAACACAGCCTTTGATCGTTTGAGAAAGGTGGTTCCACAGTGGGGTCAAGATAAGAAACTGTCCAAGTATGAGACCCTTCAGATGGCTTTGAGTTATATCATGGCTCTCACTAGAATACTTGCCGAAGCAGAAAGATACAGTACTGAAAGAGAATGGATTAGCCTTCACTGTGAACACTTTCATCCGGAGAGCTACCACCATTATATGGGACAAAAAATGGCAACGGACAGTGATCCTTATGCACAGCGAATAATCAGCTATCACCCTGAACACTTTCAAATAGCTAATTAG